A region from the Mustelus asterias unplaced genomic scaffold, sMusAst1.hap1.1 HAP1_SCAFFOLD_210, whole genome shotgun sequence genome encodes:
- the LOC144485678 gene encoding uncharacterized protein LOC144485678 gives MEKPWKCGDCGKRYKVPSLLEAHRRSHTGERPFTCSQCGEGFTRVSHLQRHQRVHTGEKPFTCSQCEKGFTDLSTLRTHQRVHTGERPFTCSQCEKGFSQLSNLQTHQRVHTGERPFTCSQCEKGFTDLSTLRTHQRVHTGERPFTCSQCEKGFSQLSNLQRHQRVHTGETPFTCSQCGKGFTRSSSLQAHQRVHTGEKPFTCSQCEKGFTDISTLRKHQRVHTGERPFTCSQCEKGFSQLANLQRHQRVHTGERPFTCSQCGKGFTDLSTLRRHQRVHTGEWPFTCSQCGKGFTDLFTLRCHQRVHTGERPFTCSQCGKGFIVSSQLLKHQRVHE, from the coding sequence atggagaaaccatggaaatgtggggactgtgggaaaagatacaaagtcccatccctgctggaagctcatcggcgcagccacactggggagagaccatttacttgctctcagtgtggggagggattcactcgggtatcccatctgcagagacaccagcgagttcacactggggagaaaccgttcacctgctctcagtgtgagaagggattcactgatttatccaccctgcggacgcaccagcgagttcacactggggagaggccgttcacctgctctcagtgtgagaaggggttcagtcaattatctaacctgcagacacaccagcgagttcacactggggagaggccgttcacttgctctcagtgtgagaagggattcactgatttatccaccctgcggacgcaccagcgagttcacactggggagaggccgttcacctgctctcagtgtgagaaggggttcagtcaattatctaacctgcagagacaccagcgagttcacactggggagacaccgttcacctgctctcagtgtgggaagggattcactcggtcatccagcctgcaggcacaccagcgagttcacactggggagaagccgttcacctgctctcagtgtgagaagggattcactgatatttccaccctgcggaaacaccagcgagttcacactggggagaggccgttcacctgctctcagtgtgagaaagggttcagtcaattagctaacctgcagagacaccagcgagttcacacaggggagagacctttcacctgctctcagtgtgggaagggattcactgatttatccactctgcggagacaccagcgagttcacactggggagtggccattcacctgctctcagtgtgggaagggattcactgatttattcaccctgcggtgtcaccagcgagttcacactggggagaggccgttcacctgctctcagtgtgggaagggattcatagtttcatcccagctgctgaaacaccagcgagttcacgagtga